A portion of the Lolium rigidum isolate FL_2022 chromosome 1, APGP_CSIRO_Lrig_0.1, whole genome shotgun sequence genome contains these proteins:
- the LOC124682718 gene encoding uncharacterized protein LOC124682718 translates to MDDVKTTKLLIQKLRDNGWSKLKTDVLSFCAKHGVKTPDFASKFYPADFEEQEREILRCQLRHYEHDILVHPKFQNLTTISELCQQLAATGKNDDYHLIDRLIRLVLTLPVSTATTERAFSAMKLVKTRLRNKMDDGFLRDCLVTYIEKEIAVGISTDAIIDEFDEAPRRVDFN, encoded by the exons ATGGATGACGTGAAGACTACAAAGTTGTTGATTCAGAAGCTAAGAGATAATGGTTGGAGCAAGCTAAAAACTGATGTGCTTTCATTTTGTGCAAAACATGGAGTTAAAACTCCAGACTTTG CTTCTAAATTCTATCCCGCTGAttttgaagaacaagaaaggGAGATTTTGAGATGTCAATTGCGGCATTATGAGCATGATATACTTGTACATCCAAAGTTTCAGAATTTGACAACCATATCAGAGCTTTGTCAACAACTTGCAGCTACCGGAAAAAATGATGATTATCACTTGATTGATAG ATTGATTCGCCTTGTTCTTACTTTACCGGTCTCAACCGCAACTACCGAACGTGCGTTTTCTGCAATGAAACTTGTGAAAACAAGGCTTCGGAATAAAATGGATGATGGATTCCTGAGAGATTGCTTGGTAACATACATTGAAAAGGAGATTGCTGTTGGAATATCGACGGATGCAATTATAGATGAGTTCGACGAAGCACCTCGTCGAGTGGACTTTAATTGA